The following are encoded in a window of Cygnus atratus isolate AKBS03 ecotype Queensland, Australia chromosome 8, CAtr_DNAZoo_HiC_assembly, whole genome shotgun sequence genomic DNA:
- the GPSM2 gene encoding G-protein-signaling modulator 2 isoform X1 — MEESNVLISMREDRSFHVRYRMEASCLELALEGERLCKAGDCRAGVSFFEAAVQVGTEDLKTLSAIYSQLGNAYFYLHEYAKALEYHHHDLTLARTIGDLLGEAKASGNLGNTLKVLGNFEEAIVCCQRHLDISRELNDKVGEARALYNLGNVYHSKGKNVACAGTYDPGELPDDVKNALQKAADYYEENLTIVTELGDRAAQGRAFGNLGNTHYLLGNFRSAVLAHEQRLLIAKEFGDRSAERRAYSNLGNAYIFLGEFETASEYYKRTLQLARQLKDRAVEAQACYSLGNTYTLLQDYEKAIDYHLKHLVIAQELNDKIGEGRACWSLGNAYTALGNHDQAMHFAEKHLEISREVGDRSGELTARLNLSDLQMVLGLSYSTNNSMMSESHVVDNNLNGTRPRVGRRHSMENMELMKLTPEKVQNWNSEILAKQKPLVAKPSAKLHFVNRLKGKKFKTSTASKVLQDASNSIDHRLPNSQRRNSRETMADEGFFDLLSRFQSNRMDDQRCYFQERNRFSAASVATSSTPPKTIRKSFSTSVVSPHTDEFLDLLASSQSRRLDDQRASFSNLPGLRLNQHNSQSVLGHLMASNNRELDDDFFDILIKCQGSRLDDQRCAPPSSAKGPTVPDEDFFSLILRAQAKRMDEQRVHLPSAIKGPSSS; from the exons ATGGAGGAAAGTAATGTGTTGATAAGCATGCGTGAAGATCGCTCCTTTCATGTGCGATACAG GATGGAGGCTTCCTGCCTAGAGCTGGCTTTGGAAGGTGAGCGCCTGTGTAAAGCAGGAGACTGCCGAGCGGGTGTGTCTTTCTTTGAAGCAGCTGTTCAAGTGGGAactgaagatttaaaaacacTCAGTGCTATTTACAGCCAGTTGGGCAATGCCTATTTCTACTTGCATGAATATGCGAAGGCCTTGGAATACCATCACCATGATTTAACTCTTGCAAG GACAATTGGAGATCTACTGGGAGAAGCTAAAGCCAGTGGGAATCTGGGCAATACCTTGAAGGTACTTGGAAACTTTGAAGAAGCTATTGTTTGTTGTCAAAGACATCTGGATATTTCCAGAGAACTTAATGATAAG gTTGGAGAAGCTAGAGCACTGTATAATCTGGGAAATGTTTATCActctaaagggaaaaatgtaGCTTGTGCTGGGACTTATGATCCAGGGGAACTTCCAGATGATGtgaaaaatgctttacaaaaagCTGCAGATTATTATGA AGAGAACCTGACGATAGTAACAGAGCTGGGTGATAGAGCAGCACAAGGACGTGCCTTTGGAAATCTGGGAAACACACACTACCTTCTGGGCAACTTCAGGAGTGCAGTTTTAGCTCATGAACAG cGTCTCCTAATTGCAAAAGAATTTGGTGATAGATCAGCAGAAAGAAGAGCATACAGCAATCTTGGAAATGCCTACATATTCCTGGGAGAATTTGAAACTGCTTCTGAATACTACAA gaggacGTTACAGCTGGCTCGACAGCTTAAAGACAGAGCTGTGGAAGCACAGGCCTGCTACAGCCTTGGAAACACATACACTTTGCTTCAAGACTATGAAAAAGCAATTGATTATCACTTGAAACACCTTGTGATTGCTCAGGAATTAAATGATAA AATTGGGGAAGGAAGAGCATGCTGGAGTTTGGGGAACGCGTACACGGCTCTGGGAAATCACGACCAGGCTATGCATTTTGCTGAGAAGCACTTGGAGATTTCAAGAGAG GTAGGAGATAGAAGTGGAGAACTCACTGCTAGACTTAATCTCTCAGATCTTCAAATGGTTCTTGGATTAAGCTACAGCACAAACAACTCCATGATGTCAGAAAGCCACGTGGTAGATAACAATTTGAATG gtACCAGACCCAGAGTAGGACGCCGTCACAGCATGGAGAACATGGAACTTATGAAATTAACACCAGAAAAG gttcaGAACTGGAACAGTGAGATTCTTGCTAAACAGAAACCACTCGTTGCCAAACCTTcagcaaaactgcattttgtaaATCGACTAAAAGGCAAAAAGTTCAAAACCAGCACCGCTTCCAAAGTTTTGCAGGATGCCAGTAATTCTATTGATCATCGTCTTCCCAACTCTCAGAGG aGAAACAGTCGCGAGACAATGGCAGATGAAGGGTTCTTTGATCTGCTGAGTCGATTCCAGAGTAACAGGATGGATGATCAGAGATGCTACTTCCAGGAGAGGAACAGATTCTCAGCTGCTTCAGTAGCAACATCCTCTACTCCACctaaaacaataagaaaat CCTTTTCTACTTCTGTAGTCTCACCCCACACGGATGAGTTTCTAGACTTACTTGCCAGCTCCCAGAGCCGCCGCCTAGATGACCAGCGCGCTAGCTTCAGTAACCTACCTGGACTTCGTCTTAATCAGCACAACAGTCAGTCAGTCCTGGGGCACTTGATGGCAAGTAACAACAGAGAACTAGATGATGACTTTTTTGATATATTGATAAAATGCCAG GGCTCCAGACTGGATGATCAAAGATGTGCTCCTCCATCATCTGCAAAAGGACCAACTGTACCAGATGAGGACTTTTTCAGCCTGATTTTGCGAGCACAAGCTAAGAGAATGGATGAGCAAAGAGTCCACTTACCCTCTGCTATAAAAGGACCAAGTTCTAGCTGA
- the GPSM2 gene encoding G-protein-signaling modulator 2 isoform X2: MEASCLELALEGERLCKAGDCRAGVSFFEAAVQVGTEDLKTLSAIYSQLGNAYFYLHEYAKALEYHHHDLTLARTIGDLLGEAKASGNLGNTLKVLGNFEEAIVCCQRHLDISRELNDKVGEARALYNLGNVYHSKGKNVACAGTYDPGELPDDVKNALQKAADYYEENLTIVTELGDRAAQGRAFGNLGNTHYLLGNFRSAVLAHEQRLLIAKEFGDRSAERRAYSNLGNAYIFLGEFETASEYYKRTLQLARQLKDRAVEAQACYSLGNTYTLLQDYEKAIDYHLKHLVIAQELNDKIGEGRACWSLGNAYTALGNHDQAMHFAEKHLEISREVGDRSGELTARLNLSDLQMVLGLSYSTNNSMMSESHVVDNNLNGTRPRVGRRHSMENMELMKLTPEKVQNWNSEILAKQKPLVAKPSAKLHFVNRLKGKKFKTSTASKVLQDASNSIDHRLPNSQRRNSRETMADEGFFDLLSRFQSNRMDDQRCYFQERNRFSAASVATSSTPPKTIRKSFSTSVVSPHTDEFLDLLASSQSRRLDDQRASFSNLPGLRLNQHNSQSVLGHLMASNNRELDDDFFDILIKCQGSRLDDQRCAPPSSAKGPTVPDEDFFSLILRAQAKRMDEQRVHLPSAIKGPSSS, translated from the exons ATGGAGGCTTCCTGCCTAGAGCTGGCTTTGGAAGGTGAGCGCCTGTGTAAAGCAGGAGACTGCCGAGCGGGTGTGTCTTTCTTTGAAGCAGCTGTTCAAGTGGGAactgaagatttaaaaacacTCAGTGCTATTTACAGCCAGTTGGGCAATGCCTATTTCTACTTGCATGAATATGCGAAGGCCTTGGAATACCATCACCATGATTTAACTCTTGCAAG GACAATTGGAGATCTACTGGGAGAAGCTAAAGCCAGTGGGAATCTGGGCAATACCTTGAAGGTACTTGGAAACTTTGAAGAAGCTATTGTTTGTTGTCAAAGACATCTGGATATTTCCAGAGAACTTAATGATAAG gTTGGAGAAGCTAGAGCACTGTATAATCTGGGAAATGTTTATCActctaaagggaaaaatgtaGCTTGTGCTGGGACTTATGATCCAGGGGAACTTCCAGATGATGtgaaaaatgctttacaaaaagCTGCAGATTATTATGA AGAGAACCTGACGATAGTAACAGAGCTGGGTGATAGAGCAGCACAAGGACGTGCCTTTGGAAATCTGGGAAACACACACTACCTTCTGGGCAACTTCAGGAGTGCAGTTTTAGCTCATGAACAG cGTCTCCTAATTGCAAAAGAATTTGGTGATAGATCAGCAGAAAGAAGAGCATACAGCAATCTTGGAAATGCCTACATATTCCTGGGAGAATTTGAAACTGCTTCTGAATACTACAA gaggacGTTACAGCTGGCTCGACAGCTTAAAGACAGAGCTGTGGAAGCACAGGCCTGCTACAGCCTTGGAAACACATACACTTTGCTTCAAGACTATGAAAAAGCAATTGATTATCACTTGAAACACCTTGTGATTGCTCAGGAATTAAATGATAA AATTGGGGAAGGAAGAGCATGCTGGAGTTTGGGGAACGCGTACACGGCTCTGGGAAATCACGACCAGGCTATGCATTTTGCTGAGAAGCACTTGGAGATTTCAAGAGAG GTAGGAGATAGAAGTGGAGAACTCACTGCTAGACTTAATCTCTCAGATCTTCAAATGGTTCTTGGATTAAGCTACAGCACAAACAACTCCATGATGTCAGAAAGCCACGTGGTAGATAACAATTTGAATG gtACCAGACCCAGAGTAGGACGCCGTCACAGCATGGAGAACATGGAACTTATGAAATTAACACCAGAAAAG gttcaGAACTGGAACAGTGAGATTCTTGCTAAACAGAAACCACTCGTTGCCAAACCTTcagcaaaactgcattttgtaaATCGACTAAAAGGCAAAAAGTTCAAAACCAGCACCGCTTCCAAAGTTTTGCAGGATGCCAGTAATTCTATTGATCATCGTCTTCCCAACTCTCAGAGG aGAAACAGTCGCGAGACAATGGCAGATGAAGGGTTCTTTGATCTGCTGAGTCGATTCCAGAGTAACAGGATGGATGATCAGAGATGCTACTTCCAGGAGAGGAACAGATTCTCAGCTGCTTCAGTAGCAACATCCTCTACTCCACctaaaacaataagaaaat CCTTTTCTACTTCTGTAGTCTCACCCCACACGGATGAGTTTCTAGACTTACTTGCCAGCTCCCAGAGCCGCCGCCTAGATGACCAGCGCGCTAGCTTCAGTAACCTACCTGGACTTCGTCTTAATCAGCACAACAGTCAGTCAGTCCTGGGGCACTTGATGGCAAGTAACAACAGAGAACTAGATGATGACTTTTTTGATATATTGATAAAATGCCAG GGCTCCAGACTGGATGATCAAAGATGTGCTCCTCCATCATCTGCAAAAGGACCAACTGTACCAGATGAGGACTTTTTCAGCCTGATTTTGCGAGCACAAGCTAAGAGAATGGATGAGCAAAGAGTCCACTTACCCTCTGCTATAAAAGGACCAAGTTCTAGCTGA
- the CLCC1 gene encoding chloride channel CLIC-like protein 1, which yields MLLAVVLCAAVLPRAGAAPDEEWIDPTDMLNYDAAAGAMRRPYKVNYYDSEDKTADAVNTEKLPSCFREVDSLQQKIAECEKRNAKSQESRSFYIFKRYLNKILNEAGKLGLPEEDMDRVHYDAEIILTKQTYLEILKFLNEETWQSGAVDDALSDILINFKHHDGKAWHWSFEDTFGIDLYNMFMILLCLVCTVILIATELWTRIHWFVQLKRVLLISFLISFAWNWLYLYKLAFAQHQAEIAKMEQFDNVCAEKLDWRDSLIEWLRSKWTLQDDPCQKYYETLLVNPVLLVPPTKALAITFTNFVTEPLKHVGQGIGEFIKALMKEIPLLLQIPVLIIMALAVLAFCYGAGSSVPMIRYLTSSQRKTLPPPDSQQEKIDFGRYDGSTSDGRYSQKIPYIYRGHYDRGDAQLRPGNGSRNPDMLHASSEPDTQVEESQKTDPGNRLHTESEVCRVETAPATNVTEERALEQQKQQPGKAEQETGENCDLNKNLEGTSSTGGLLEEEKKGSTCNSQEGGD from the exons ATGCTGCTCGCCGTGGTGCTGTGCGCGGCCGTGCTGCCCCGCGCCGGGGCGGCGCCCGACGAGGAGTGGATCGACCCCACCGACATGCTCAACTACGATGCGGCGGCCGGAGCCATGAGGAGGCCCTACAAG GTAAACTATTATGATTCTGAGGATAAGACAGCGGATGCAGTCAACACTGAAAAGTTACCAAGTTGCTTCAGGGAAGTGGATTCCTTGCAACAGAAG ATTGCAGAATGCGAGAAGAGGAATGCCAAATCACAGGAAAGCCggagcttttatatttttaagcgATACTTGAATAAGATTCTCAATGAAGCTGGAAAACTTGGCCTT cCTGAGGAAGACATGGACCGTGTGCATTATGATGCTGAGATCATCCTTACAAAACAGACGTATTTGGAAATCCTCAAGTTTCTCAATGAGGAAACGTGGCAGTCAGGGGCTGTGGATGATGCTCTTAGTGATATTTTGATCAATTTTAAGCACCATGATGGTAAAGCTTGGCATTGGAGCTTTGAAGACACTTTTGGAATTGATTTATATAATATGTTTATG ATACTCTTGTGCTTAGTGTGCACTGTGATTTTAATAGCTACGGAGCTGTGGACACGTATTCATTGGTTTGTTCAGCTGAAACGTGTTTTATTAATAAGTTTTCTCATCAGTTTTGCATGGAACTGGCTTTACTTATATAAA CTGGCCTTCGCGCAGCACCAAGCAGAAATTGCCAAAATGGAGCAGTTTGATAATGTCTGTGCTGAGAAATTGGACTGGAGGGACAGCCTTATTG AATGGCTCAGAAGTAAGTGGACGTTGCAGGACGATCCCTGCCAGAAGTACTACGAAACGCTACTAGTGAATCCTGTTCTGCTGGTTCCACCAACAAAG GCATTGGCTATTACTTTCACCAACTTTGTAACTGAGCCTTTGAAGCATGTGGGACAAGGCATTGGTGAATTCATCAAGGCGCTTATGAAGGAGATACCACTGCTCCTGCAGATTCCAGTGCTAATTATAATGGCTCTGGCTGTCCTG GCTTTCTGCTATGGCGCAGGATCGTCCGTGCCTATGATAAGATATTTAACATCTTCTCAGAGGAAGACACTTCCTCCACCTGACAGTCAACAGGAGAAAATAGATTTTGGGCGATACGATGGGAGTACATCAGATGGCCGTTATTCACAGAAGATTCCTTACATTTATAGAGGACATTATGACAGGGGAGATGCTCAGCTGAGACCTGGAAATGGCAGCAGAAACCCTGACATGTTGCATGCAAGCAGTGAGCCAGACACGCAAGTAGAAGAGTCTCAAAAAACGGACCCTGGT aACAGATTGCACACTGAGTCTGAAGTCTGTAGAGTAGAAACTGCCCCAGCTACAAATGTTACCGAAGAACGTGCACTggaacagcagaaacagcagccaggcaaagcagaacaagagaCTGGAGAAAACTGCGATCTTAATAAAAACCTAGAAGGAACAAGTTCCACAGGGGGTCTActtgaagaggagaaaaagggcAGTACGTGCAACTCACAGGAAGGAGGAGACTGA